A region from the Microvirgula aerodenitrificans DSM 15089 genome encodes:
- a CDS encoding TonB-dependent siderophore receptor — MPLPAPLRRPPSRHKPVALAVLTLCTALPAWADEGDDAIRLPAVTVDAAAPRHPPSAQTGSYTVPAVSVGSKIPASLKETPQSVSVITHRRIEEQNMTSLEDAMAQTTGVTVDLSGTAVVPAFYSRGFPIEYFQFDGVPLQTGGSSWTQPDLLMYDRVEMLRGAAGLFNGAGQPGGVINLVRKRPTAAPHASVALSAGSWDSWRGEIDASSALNESGTVRGRVAMSYAEQDYPVNIANSERTALYGILEADLGSRTRASVGVSYQKRDWVPPMMGLPRYKDGGDLGLGRKTFLSTPWSHWNFETTQLFADLTHDFNDDWQLKISASGERETSDLKYAYVSGAVDRVTLAGPKLAGGANAYRNSQLGIDAMLSGAFQAFGRRHEVVVGGNLYRREADADGGVLPGFGGTAVDVFNFHPGAIADPGSPRWTSKNRTDTRQSGLYGVARLKLADPLTLILGSRVSWWQSEAHNRLTGATSSDYRQNGRVTPYAGIVYDLDPTWSLYASYADIFRVQSDKLDESGGRLPPVIGANYEAGIKGAWFDGGLNASFAVFRIDETHRAVLVSPVAAGGCCYADSGKVQSQGFEAELSGQLSPGWQMAAGYTWNHSEYKSDPTAGGQNFRSFTPRHLLRVWTSYQLPGEWNRWDIGGGVSAQSAIFSEGGRPSVRVAQGGYAVWNARVGYRFDKTWSASLNVNNLFDREYYQRLGSSGFGPASFGNVYGDPRNATLTVRASF, encoded by the coding sequence ATGCCGTTACCCGCCCCGCTTCGCCGACCGCCGTCGCGCCACAAACCGGTTGCGCTCGCCGTACTGACGCTGTGCACGGCATTGCCGGCGTGGGCCGACGAAGGTGACGACGCGATCCGCCTGCCGGCGGTGACGGTCGATGCCGCCGCGCCACGCCATCCGCCCTCGGCGCAGACCGGCTCGTACACCGTGCCGGCGGTCAGCGTCGGTTCGAAAATTCCCGCCAGCCTGAAGGAAACGCCGCAGTCGGTCAGCGTCATCACCCATCGTCGCATCGAGGAGCAGAACATGACCTCGCTCGAAGACGCGATGGCGCAAACCACCGGCGTTACCGTTGACCTGTCCGGTACCGCCGTGGTGCCGGCGTTCTACTCGCGCGGTTTTCCGATCGAGTATTTCCAGTTCGACGGCGTGCCGCTGCAGACCGGCGGCTCGTCGTGGACCCAGCCCGATCTGCTGATGTACGACCGGGTTGAAATGCTGCGCGGGGCGGCCGGGCTGTTCAACGGGGCCGGCCAGCCGGGCGGCGTGATCAATCTGGTGCGCAAGCGGCCGACCGCCGCGCCGCATGCGTCGGTGGCGCTGAGCGCGGGCTCATGGGACAGCTGGCGCGGGGAGATTGACGCCAGTTCGGCCCTGAACGAGAGCGGCACCGTGCGTGGCCGGGTGGCGATGTCGTATGCGGAGCAGGATTACCCGGTCAATATCGCCAACAGCGAACGCACGGCGCTGTACGGCATCCTGGAAGCGGATCTGGGGTCGCGCACGCGGGCGTCGGTCGGTGTCAGCTACCAGAAACGCGACTGGGTGCCGCCGATGATGGGGCTGCCGCGCTACAAGGATGGCGGCGACCTCGGCCTCGGTCGCAAGACCTTCCTCAGCACCCCCTGGTCGCACTGGAATTTCGAGACTACCCAGCTGTTTGCCGATCTGACCCATGATTTCAACGACGACTGGCAACTGAAAATCAGCGCCAGCGGCGAGCGGGAAACCAGTGACCTGAAATACGCGTATGTGAGCGGTGCGGTCGACCGGGTCACGCTGGCCGGGCCGAAGCTGGCCGGTGGCGCCAATGCGTACCGCAACAGCCAGCTCGGTATCGACGCCATGCTGTCCGGCGCATTCCAGGCGTTTGGCCGTCGTCATGAAGTGGTGGTCGGCGGCAATCTGTACCGGCGCGAGGCCGATGCCGACGGCGGCGTGCTGCCCGGCTTCGGCGGCACGGCCGTCGACGTATTCAACTTCCATCCCGGTGCCATCGCCGACCCCGGCAGTCCGCGCTGGACCAGCAAGAACCGCACCGATACCCGCCAGAGCGGCCTGTACGGCGTGGCGCGACTGAAACTGGCCGATCCGCTGACGCTGATCCTCGGCAGCCGGGTCAGCTGGTGGCAGAGCGAGGCACACAACCGGCTGACCGGTGCCACCAGCAGCGACTATCGCCAGAATGGCCGGGTCACGCCGTATGCCGGCATCGTCTACGACCTCGATCCGACCTGGTCGCTGTATGCAAGCTATGCCGACATCTTCCGGGTCCAGAGCGACAAGCTCGACGAAAGCGGTGGCCGCCTGCCGCCGGTGATCGGCGCCAACTACGAGGCCGGCATCAAGGGGGCGTGGTTCGACGGCGGTCTGAATGCGTCGTTTGCCGTGTTCCGCATCGACGAAACCCACCGCGCGGTGCTGGTATCGCCGGTGGCGGCCGGCGGTTGCTGCTACGCCGACAGCGGCAAGGTGCAGAGCCAGGGGTTCGAGGCCGAGCTGTCCGGGCAGTTGTCGCCCGGCTGGCAGATGGCGGCCGGCTACACCTGGAATCACAGTGAATACAAGAGCGACCCCACGGCAGGCGGGCAGAACTTCCGCTCGTTCACGCCGCGCCATCTGCTGCGGGTGTGGACCAGCTATCAATTGCCCGGCGAGTGGAACCGCTGGGATATCGGCGGCGGCGTCAGTGCGCAGAGCGCCATTTTCAGCGAAGGCGGCCGGCCGTCGGTGCGCGTGGCCCAGGGCGGCTACGCGGTCTGGAACGCCCGCGTCGGCTACCGCTTCGACAAGACCTGGTCGGCCAGCCTGAACGTCAACAACCTGTTCGACCGCGAGTACTACCAGCGGCTTGGCAGCAGCGGCTTCGGCCCGGCCAGTTTCGGCAATGTCTACGGCGACCCGCGCAACGCCACGCTGACCGTGCGCGCCAGTTTCTGA
- a CDS encoding helix-turn-helix transcriptional regulator, protein MTLSAGSRVHSDYLDVREPVFEGLQVIVSLSARLSASIDGQRPFDVADAGVYLVLAAGRHEGRDRFAPGTLQRYVKIGIDRQAAQRHGLDLERIAQAGGERLGTDAIIVRRQPLTPSLRAIASQILTCPLDGGLRDLYLAGKGLELTAIATRQALAVAGRPAARRWSAGDIERLEQARALATAHAHAPLTLDQLARRVGVNVKKLTSGFRELFGTSVFGHVQEVRLAEAHRMLSTGAYSVSEVACHVGYAIPHFSTLFRKRFGLPPSQLGQG, encoded by the coding sequence ATGACCCTGTCTGCCGGTTCGCGGGTCCACAGCGACTATCTGGACGTGCGCGAACCGGTGTTCGAGGGGCTGCAGGTCATCGTCTCGCTCAGTGCCAGGCTGTCGGCCAGCATCGACGGTCAGCGACCGTTCGATGTCGCCGATGCCGGCGTTTACCTGGTGCTGGCGGCCGGTCGCCACGAGGGGCGCGACCGCTTCGCGCCCGGCACGCTGCAGCGCTACGTCAAGATCGGCATCGACCGCCAGGCGGCGCAGCGTCACGGGCTGGACCTGGAACGGATTGCGCAGGCCGGCGGTGAACGGCTGGGCACTGATGCCATCATCGTCCGCCGCCAGCCGCTGACACCGTCGCTGCGCGCCATCGCCTCGCAGATCCTGACCTGCCCGCTGGACGGCGGCTTGCGCGATCTGTACCTGGCCGGCAAGGGGCTGGAACTGACCGCCATCGCCACCCGCCAGGCGCTGGCCGTCGCGGGACGGCCGGCAGCACGGCGCTGGTCGGCCGGCGACATCGAGCGGCTGGAGCAGGCGCGCGCCCTGGCCACTGCCCACGCCCATGCGCCGCTGACGCTGGATCAGCTGGCGCGCCGGGTCGGCGTCAATGTGAAGAAACTGACCTCCGGTTTTCGCGAGCTGTTCGGCACCAGCGTATTCGGCCACGTGCAGGAGGTGCGGCTGGCCGAGGCGCACCGCATGCTGTCGACCGGCGCCTACAGCGTGTCCGAAGTCGCCTGCCATGTCGGCTATGCGATTCCGCATTTCTCGACCCTGTTCCGCAAGCGCTTCGGCCTGCCGCCCAGCCAGCTGGGCCAGGGCTGA
- a CDS encoding response regulator transcription factor gives MTHTDLTVFIVDDDPGVRDALSLLLSLHGYRTALFSTAADFLQRWTPGLSGCLLLDIRMPDMDGLTLQQTLRERGCRLPVIILTGHGDVDSARQAFRSQALDFLEKPVDEQRLLQAIEEACASQTAAQHQRRGSDEHARRYATLTPREREIMQLVVDGRHNRDIAELLGISVRTVEVHKSRLMDKLDAASIADLVRKHLSHGTGHG, from the coding sequence ATGACCCACACTGACCTGACGGTTTTCATCGTCGACGATGACCCCGGCGTGCGCGATGCGCTGAGCCTGTTGCTGAGCCTGCACGGCTATCGCACCGCGCTGTTCTCGACCGCCGCCGACTTCCTCCAGCGCTGGACTCCGGGCCTGAGCGGCTGCCTGCTGCTGGATATCCGCATGCCGGACATGGACGGGCTGACCCTGCAGCAGACCCTGCGCGAGCGGGGCTGCCGGCTGCCGGTCATCATCCTGACCGGGCATGGCGACGTCGATTCGGCGCGGCAGGCCTTTCGCTCGCAGGCGCTGGACTTCCTGGAAAAACCGGTCGACGAGCAGCGGCTGCTGCAGGCGATCGAGGAAGCCTGTGCCAGCCAGACCGCGGCGCAGCACCAGCGCCGTGGCAGTGACGAACATGCGCGCCGTTACGCGACGCTGACTCCGCGCGAGCGCGAAATCATGCAACTGGTCGTCGATGGCCGGCACAACCGCGATATTGCCGAGCTGCTCGGCATTAGCGTGCGCACGGTCGAGGTGCACAAGTCGCGGCTGATGGACAAGCTCGATGCGGCGTCGATTGCCGATCTGGTGCGCAAGCACCTGTCGCACGGCACCGGACACGGCTAG
- a CDS encoding sensor histidine kinase, whose protein sequence is MTDMRDVHRIWRVFAFMAVYVVLDLFTGPYAAFLPNGQVWHPAAGLALVFLLLEGNKALLPLLLTIVLAQWLAPFPVENTVNTLLPGLMPVLAYVATAHALRRGLPDGGFFADHRSLLRLTGVIVAGALFGTLLHTGALVAISGNTQILSVDVLIRYWMAEIAGMLIGMPLFYLLCREDSRADFVQAVCKRETLGCALAISVILAGAWLRPDDRILTFYLLFLPLAWAAARQGMAGVIVAAVVLEAGVTTAILLAGWPGPQMPDVQVLLLTLTLAGFLTGVAVDRSRRASAELRQSLRLAAAGEMAGALAHELNQPLTALSAYGSACARLIESNGDDALLRKTVGAMVAESRRASDVLKRLREFFRSGSTALEPLPVARLIAAATAPFVERARLRGVEFVVAPAPEACLLGDRVQLEIVLRNLLSNAFEEVEQASIASPRVVVESGAGDGWAWIRVRDSGSGIPNKIRARLFEPFVSMKASGMGLGLAISRVIIETHGGTLTVEAGTHGILKIRLPLDAGDVETSDDPH, encoded by the coding sequence ATGACTGACATGCGCGATGTCCATCGCATCTGGCGAGTGTTCGCCTTCATGGCCGTCTACGTGGTCCTGGACCTGTTCACCGGCCCGTACGCCGCTTTTCTGCCCAATGGCCAGGTCTGGCACCCGGCCGCCGGCCTGGCGCTGGTGTTCCTGCTGCTGGAAGGGAACAAGGCGCTGCTGCCACTGCTGCTGACCATCGTGCTGGCGCAATGGCTGGCCCCCTTTCCGGTCGAGAACACCGTCAATACCCTGCTGCCCGGCCTGATGCCGGTGCTGGCCTATGTCGCCACCGCCCATGCCCTGCGGCGCGGCCTGCCGGACGGCGGCTTTTTTGCCGACCACCGCAGCCTGCTGCGGCTGACCGGCGTGATCGTGGCCGGCGCCCTGTTCGGCACCCTGCTGCATACAGGTGCACTGGTCGCGATCAGTGGCAATACCCAGATACTGAGCGTCGATGTGCTGATCCGTTACTGGATGGCCGAGATCGCCGGCATGCTGATCGGCATGCCGCTGTTCTACCTGCTGTGCCGCGAGGATTCGCGTGCCGACTTCGTGCAGGCGGTCTGCAAGCGCGAGACGCTCGGCTGTGCGCTGGCGATCAGCGTGATTCTGGCCGGCGCATGGCTGCGACCGGATGACCGCATCCTGACGTTCTATCTGCTGTTCCTGCCGCTGGCCTGGGCGGCGGCACGGCAGGGCATGGCCGGGGTCATTGTCGCGGCCGTGGTGCTGGAGGCCGGCGTGACCACCGCCATCCTGCTGGCCGGCTGGCCGGGGCCGCAGATGCCGGACGTGCAGGTACTGCTGCTGACACTGACGCTGGCCGGCTTCCTGACCGGGGTGGCGGTCGATCGCTCGCGGCGTGCCAGCGCCGAGCTGCGCCAGTCGCTGCGGCTGGCTGCGGCCGGTGAAATGGCCGGAGCGCTGGCGCATGAGCTGAACCAGCCGCTGACGGCGCTGTCCGCCTACGGCAGTGCCTGCGCGCGGCTGATCGAAAGCAATGGCGACGATGCGCTGCTGAGAAAGACCGTCGGCGCCATGGTGGCCGAGTCGCGGCGGGCCTCGGATGTGCTGAAGCGTCTGCGGGAATTCTTCCGCTCCGGTTCGACGGCGCTGGAACCGCTGCCCGTGGCGCGCCTGATAGCTGCCGCCACCGCACCGTTTGTCGAGCGCGCGCGTCTGCGCGGTGTCGAGTTCGTGGTGGCGCCGGCGCCGGAAGCCTGTCTGCTCGGTGACCGGGTTCAGCTTGAGATTGTGCTGCGCAATCTGCTCAGCAATGCGTTCGAGGAGGTCGAGCAGGCGTCGATCGCCTCACCGCGGGTGGTGGTCGAAAGCGGCGCCGGTGACGGCTGGGCGTGGATACGCGTTCGCGACAGCGGCAGCGGCATTCCGAACAAGATCCGCGCCCGGCTGTTCGAGCCCTTCGTGTCGATGAAGGCCAGCGGCATGGGGCTCGGCCTGGCGATCAGCCGGGTGATCATCGAAACCCACGGCGGCACGCTGACGGTCGAGGCCGGCACGCACGGCATTCTGAAAATCCGGCTTCCGCTCGATGCCGGTGACGTTGAGACTTCCGATGACCCACACTGA